The following proteins are encoded in a genomic region of Geminocystis sp. M7585_C2015_104:
- a CDS encoding pentapeptide repeat-containing protein, with protein sequence MSTIYCLNPHCENPINDTKTRKCRSCGWDLILHKRYVAIKKIGKGGFGTTYLAVDMGRQNSYCVIKQLEPATTNPEAFRTALELFNREAKTLAKLEHPQIPKLLDYFEENQQFYLIQEFILGKNLEAEVKKEGVYTEASAKTFLRQMLPVLKYIHSQKVIHRDIKPGNILREKKTNKLYLIDFGAVKEQVNTQLMNQNPESAFTKISVGTMGFAPPEQLAMRPVYSSDLYALAATCVYLLTGKAPKDLCDSATGQLKWEEHTRVSSGFARVLNKMLELDVRKRFATADEVMQALELVPYEEELAGSIVNIAMAKETITSTEEEDATSTLATSQNLAEAIRRRRERLQSGGKAATNPITNRPKPTPLPVSQPKVQLTPEMILESYRRGDRNFSQQVLNGFDLEGFKLAGASFSQSKLIGVNLQRADLYRTNFYNANLAQANLREADLRKAELYKANLKNADLQNADLSGANLSSAILKDANLSGANLKGAKVDEEQLKTAKINWRTILPDGRRKWW encoded by the coding sequence ATGAGCACCATCTACTGTCTAAACCCCCACTGTGAAAATCCCATCAACGACACCAAAACCAGAAAGTGTCGCAGTTGTGGCTGGGATTTAATTCTCCATAAGCGCTATGTGGCTATAAAAAAGATCGGGAAGGGCGGTTTTGGGACTACCTATCTAGCCGTGGATATGGGGCGACAAAATAGCTATTGTGTTATCAAACAGTTAGAACCCGCCACCACCAACCCGGAAGCTTTCCGTACGGCTCTAGAATTGTTCAATCGGGAAGCCAAAACCCTCGCTAAACTGGAACACCCACAGATCCCAAAACTGTTGGACTATTTCGAGGAAAACCAGCAGTTTTACCTGATCCAAGAGTTCATCCTGGGCAAAAACCTGGAAGCGGAAGTCAAAAAAGAGGGCGTATACACCGAGGCCAGCGCCAAAACCTTTCTCCGTCAAATGTTGCCAGTACTTAAATATATCCACTCCCAAAAGGTCATCCATAGAGACATCAAACCCGGCAATATTCTCCGAGAAAAGAAAACCAATAAACTCTATCTCATCGACTTTGGGGCCGTTAAAGAACAGGTTAACACCCAATTGATGAATCAAAACCCTGAAAGTGCCTTCACCAAAATCTCTGTCGGCACCATGGGCTTCGCACCCCCCGAACAGCTCGCTATGCGACCTGTGTACTCCAGTGATCTATACGCATTGGCCGCTACCTGTGTATATCTGTTGACGGGAAAAGCCCCCAAAGACCTGTGTGATAGCGCCACCGGCCAGTTGAAATGGGAGGAACATACCCGCGTAAGTAGCGGCTTTGCCAGGGTCCTCAACAAGATGCTGGAATTGGACGTGCGCAAACGCTTCGCCACCGCCGACGAGGTAATGCAAGCCCTGGAGTTAGTGCCCTATGAGGAAGAATTGGCCGGTAGTATCGTCAACATAGCTATGGCTAAGGAAACCATTACTAGTACAGAGGAGGAAGACGCCACTAGTACCCTCGCCACTTCTCAAAATTTGGCAGAAGCCATTAGAAGGAGAAGGGAAAGACTCCAGTCTGGTGGCAAAGCCGCCACTAACCCCATCACCAACAGGCCTAAACCCACTCCCCTCCCCGTTTCTCAACCCAAAGTACAACTCACCCCTGAGATGATTCTGGAATCCTATCGTAGGGGAGATCGAAACTTTAGTCAGCAAGTGCTAAATGGCTTTGATCTGGAGGGGTTTAAGTTAGCCGGTGCCAGTTTTTCCCAAAGCAAACTGATTGGTGTTAACCTCCAACGGGCTGATCTGTATCGCACTAACTTCTACAATGCTAACCTAGCCCAGGCCAATCTCAGAGAAGCGGATTTGAGAAAGGCAGAATTGTACAAAGCCAATCTCAAAAATGCTGACTTGCAAAATGCCGATTTGAGCGGTGCTAATTTAAGTAGTGCAATCCTCAAGGATGCCAACCTCTCCGGCGCCAACTTAAAAGGGGCAAAGGTGGATGAAGAACAGTTGAAGACGGCAAAAATCAATTGGCGTACTATTCTACCGGATGGCCGGCGTAAATGGTGGTAG
- the psbQ gene encoding photosystem II protein PsbQ translates to MRLLRPIFCLTLVLVTTMLVSCSSPAKAKIPTSYTPERIAQIQEYREPIVKAREQMSTLEKLIQEENWMDVRTFIHGPLGELRQNMAITSRKLLPKDQKPAQEIAKSLFVHFEKLDLAAKERNLEVAKNEFREAIKDFDAYLQIVPSNG, encoded by the coding sequence ATGAGATTATTGCGTCCTATTTTCTGTCTCACACTAGTGTTAGTTACCACTATGTTGGTAAGTTGTAGTTCCCCCGCGAAGGCGAAAATTCCAACCAGTTATACCCCAGAGAGGATTGCCCAAATCCAGGAGTACCGCGAGCCAATTGTTAAGGCAAGAGAACAGATGAGCACCCTAGAAAAACTCATCCAAGAGGAAAACTGGATGGACGTGAGGACCTTTATACATGGGCCTTTAGGGGAATTGCGTCAAAATATGGCCATTACCTCCCGCAAATTGTTACCAAAAGACCAAAAGCCCGCCCAGGAAATTGCTAAGAGTCTATTTGTCCACTTTGAGAAACTGGACTTAGCCGCCAAGGAGCGCAATCTAGAAGTGGCCAAAAATGAATTCAGAGAGGCTATAAAGGACTTTGACGCTTATTTGCAAATAGTTCCCAGCAACGGTTGA
- the atpD gene encoding F0F1 ATP synthase subunit beta gives MVATQERTNVGRITQIIGPVVDAEFPSGHIPRIYNALRVEAVNPAGQKVAVTCEVQQILGDNQVRSVAMSSTDGLVRGMEIVDTGSPIRVPVGKATLGRIFNVLGEPVDNKGDVDYSITAPIHRKAPPLTELDTKPTIFETGIKVIDLLTPYRKGGKIGLFGGAGVGKTVIMMELINNIAIQHGGVSVFGGVGERTREGNDLYNEMIESGVIDPENPENSKIALVYGQMNEPPGARMRVGLSALTMAEYFRDVNKQDVLLFIDNIFRFVQAGSEVSALLGRMPSAVGYQPTLGTEMGDLQERITSTKEGSITSIQAVYVPADDLTDPAPATTFAHLDGTTVLSRSLAAKGIYPAVDPLASTSTMLQPHIVGEEHYNTARAVQATLQRYKELQDIIAILGLDELSEEDRLIVDRARKIERFLSQPFFVAEVFTGTPGKYVPLEETIKGFKRILSGELDDLPEQAFYMVGTIDEAIAKAEKLKG, from the coding sequence ATGGTAGCAACACAGGAAAGGACAAACGTAGGTAGAATTACCCAAATAATCGGGCCAGTAGTAGACGCAGAGTTTCCCAGTGGCCATATACCCCGTATTTACAATGCCTTGCGTGTGGAGGCAGTAAACCCAGCGGGTCAAAAGGTAGCTGTAACCTGTGAAGTACAACAAATACTTGGGGATAACCAGGTACGCTCTGTAGCAATGAGTAGTACCGACGGCCTGGTAAGGGGGATGGAGATTGTAGATACAGGATCTCCTATTCGTGTGCCGGTGGGAAAGGCAACTTTGGGACGTATTTTCAATGTTTTGGGTGAACCGGTAGACAACAAGGGGGATGTGGACTACAGTATTACTGCCCCTATTCACCGCAAAGCGCCACCCCTCACCGAGTTGGATACTAAGCCCACTATATTTGAAACTGGCATCAAGGTTATTGACTTGTTGACTCCCTATCGTAAGGGGGGCAAAATTGGTCTGTTCGGGGGTGCCGGAGTGGGTAAGACTGTCATCATGATGGAGTTGATCAATAACATTGCCATTCAACACGGTGGGGTATCTGTATTTGGTGGTGTTGGTGAACGAACCCGTGAGGGCAACGATTTGTACAATGAGATGATCGAATCTGGGGTCATCGATCCGGAAAACCCCGAAAACTCCAAGATTGCCCTGGTGTACGGACAGATGAATGAACCTCCCGGGGCCAGGATGCGTGTGGGCCTCTCTGCCCTCACCATGGCGGAATACTTCCGGGATGTGAATAAACAAGACGTGTTGCTGTTCATTGATAATATATTCCGTTTCGTCCAGGCTGGTTCTGAGGTATCTGCTCTTTTGGGGAGAATGCCCTCTGCGGTGGGTTATCAGCCTACTCTGGGCACTGAGATGGGGGATTTACAAGAACGGATTACATCAACTAAAGAGGGCTCCATCACCTCTATCCAGGCGGTATATGTGCCCGCGGACGACTTAACCGATCCTGCTCCCGCCACTACCTTTGCCCACTTGGATGGTACAACTGTACTTTCTCGTAGCTTGGCGGCCAAAGGGATTTATCCTGCCGTAGACCCCCTGGCCTCTACCAGCACCATGTTGCAGCCTCACATCGTCGGGGAGGAGCACTACAACACTGCCCGAGCCGTTCAGGCAACACTGCAACGCTATAAAGAACTACAAGATATTATTGCCATTTTGGGGTTGGACGAGTTGTCTGAAGAAGACCGTCTCATAGTAGATCGTGCCCGTAAGATTGAACGTTTCCTGTCTCAACCCTTCTTCGTGGCCGAGGTGTTTACTGGCACTCCTGGCAAGTATGTTCCCCTGGAAGAGACTATCAAGGGTTTTAAACGTATTCTATCGGGGGAATTGGACGATTTGCCAGAACAAGCCTTTTACATGGTAGGGACCATTGATGAGGCCATTGCCAAGGCTGAGAAACTGAAGGGCTAG
- a CDS encoding YvcK family protein yields the protein MNRNWRQGYRRRLNHFYKWLFPGISVKRWLFTSFVGVLMIALGLAIWSKLTPVYRFFNFILGILDKVTSVFPSHISGPLVVFVGILLLILGQARTVGSITEVLKPDKDEYLIDVLWEYRRLNRGIKIVAIGGGTGLSTLLRGLKHYSSNITAIVTVADDGGSSGRLRREMGILPPGDIRNCMAALADEEKLLTELFQYRFTAGEGLSGHSFGNLFLTAMTEIVGDLESAIAQSSKVLAIQGRVLPATLKDVTLWAKMEDGRIIHGESNIPEARGKIVEIGCNPPNPPATPAVIKAIEEADYIILGPGSLYTSIIPNLLVPEIRDAIARSQAPRIYVCNIMTQPGETDGYTVSDHIRAIERVCGTKIFDAVVVQGRSPSPSALRKYAEGGAHPVYLDREEVLKLGIRIIKAHVMSEDPVTGYIRHDPHLLAKVLFRWYHHSARAHFFKPLLSPIARLFSRFFSS from the coding sequence ATGAACAGGAATTGGCGACAGGGTTACCGGCGGAGGTTGAACCACTTTTACAAATGGCTTTTCCCGGGCATTTCCGTCAAGCGTTGGCTATTTACTAGTTTTGTGGGGGTTTTAATGATTGCTTTAGGTTTGGCAATCTGGAGCAAATTGACCCCCGTTTATCGTTTTTTTAATTTCATTCTTGGCATTTTGGACAAAGTTACTAGTGTTTTCCCCAGTCATATTTCTGGCCCTTTGGTGGTGTTTGTGGGGATATTATTGTTAATTTTAGGACAAGCGCGTACGGTGGGTTCTATTACTGAAGTTTTAAAGCCAGACAAGGATGAATACTTAATTGATGTTTTGTGGGAATATCGTCGTTTAAATAGGGGTATTAAGATAGTGGCTATTGGTGGGGGCACTGGTTTATCTACCCTGTTGCGGGGTTTAAAGCATTATAGCTCTAACATTACAGCAATAGTTACGGTGGCTGATGATGGTGGCTCTTCGGGGCGGTTGAGACGGGAGATGGGTATTTTGCCTCCTGGTGACATTCGTAACTGTATGGCGGCCCTGGCAGATGAGGAGAAGCTGCTAACAGAGTTGTTTCAATATCGTTTCACTGCGGGGGAGGGTTTAAGTGGGCACAGTTTTGGCAACTTGTTTCTGACAGCCATGACTGAGATTGTGGGGGATTTAGAGAGTGCCATTGCCCAGAGTTCCAAGGTTTTGGCCATCCAGGGGCGTGTCTTGCCCGCTACTTTAAAAGATGTTACTCTTTGGGCTAAAATGGAGGATGGTAGGATTATCCATGGGGAGTCGAATATTCCTGAAGCCAGGGGGAAAATCGTGGAAATTGGTTGTAATCCCCCCAATCCTCCTGCCACTCCTGCTGTCATCAAGGCCATTGAGGAGGCTGATTATATTATCTTAGGTCCGGGTAGTCTCTACACTAGTATTATTCCCAATTTACTTGTGCCAGAGATTCGAGATGCCATTGCCCGTAGTCAGGCTCCCAGAATATATGTTTGTAATATAATGACCCAGCCTGGTGAGACGGATGGTTATACTGTGAGTGACCACATTAGGGCCATTGAGCGGGTTTGTGGTACTAAGATTTTTGATGCCGTGGTGGTTCAGGGTAGATCTCCCTCCCCTTCCGCCTTAAGGAAGTATGCTGAGGGAGGGGCTCATCCCGTTTATTTAGATCGAGAGGAGGTTTTGAAACTTGGTATAAGAATCATCAAGGCCCATGTCATGAGTGAAGATCCCGTTACTGGTTATATTCGTCACGATCCCCATCTTTTGGCCAAGGTCCTCTTTCGTTGGTATCATCATTCTGCCAGGGCTCATTTTTTCAAGCCTTTACTTTCTCCCATTGCTCGTCTTTTTTCCCGTTTCTTCTCCTCTTAG
- a CDS encoding class I SAM-dependent methyltransferase, with amino-acid sequence MESIVSFNSFNWEKLVGEEILKNLYQGWQKIKAGLSLAHKNLSSELRQRLFPHHLPLKQVSEEAWRILQQRVEQVIEEDWKDAMEGVYPVSLLFEADWWEFLQAYIGIWLDYPRTWQRVRLGNFQDLPPGITTDKYPAYYRRNFHYQSDGYLSEHSANLYDLQVDILFNGIADGMRRRVLKPLKQVLYTLPRPRILDVACGTGRTLKFLRYAFPEAELYGIDLSAFYLRKANDMLSRLSPTQLPQLIEGNAENLPYRDNYFHGVTTVFLFHELPNPVRQRVINECHRVLQTGGILVIADSIQLSDSPQLEAVMHNFSTLFHEPFYNDYIRDDFQNRLLEAGFVNIQEKVYGLSKYWIATKRG; translated from the coding sequence ATGGAGTCCATTGTTAGTTTCAATAGTTTCAACTGGGAAAAACTGGTAGGTGAAGAAATATTAAAAAATCTTTATCAAGGATGGCAGAAAATTAAGGCTGGATTAAGTTTAGCCCACAAAAACCTGAGTAGCGAATTAAGACAACGATTATTTCCTCACCATCTCCCCCTGAAACAAGTATCCGAGGAGGCATGGCGAATCCTACAACAGAGGGTTGAACAGGTAATTGAGGAAGACTGGAAAGATGCCATGGAGGGGGTTTACCCTGTAAGCCTGTTATTCGAGGCCGATTGGTGGGAATTCCTCCAAGCCTATATAGGAATCTGGTTGGACTACCCCCGCACCTGGCAAAGAGTCAGACTGGGCAACTTCCAGGATTTGCCTCCCGGAATAACTACGGATAAATACCCTGCTTATTACCGCCGCAATTTTCATTATCAAAGTGATGGGTACTTAAGTGAACATTCCGCCAACCTCTACGACTTACAGGTGGATATTCTCTTTAATGGCATAGCAGACGGCATGCGTCGTCGTGTGTTAAAACCCCTCAAACAAGTACTATACACCCTCCCCCGCCCTCGTATTCTAGATGTAGCCTGTGGTACTGGGAGAACCCTCAAATTTCTACGCTATGCTTTCCCGGAGGCTGAACTGTATGGCATTGACCTGTCTGCCTTTTATCTGCGTAAGGCTAATGACATGCTATCCCGACTTTCCCCCACACAACTTCCTCAACTAATAGAAGGGAATGCCGAAAATTTGCCCTATCGAGACAATTATTTCCATGGGGTGACAACTGTATTTTTGTTCCATGAATTGCCTAATCCCGTCAGACAGAGAGTAATTAACGAGTGTCATAGAGTATTGCAAACAGGGGGAATATTAGTAATTGCCGACTCCATTCAGTTGTCTGACTCCCCCCAGCTGGAAGCAGTAATGCATAACTTCTCCACCCTGTTCCATGAGCCCTTCTATAATGACTACATAAGGGACGATTTCCAAAACCGGTTACTGGAGGCTGGTTTTGTCAACATTCAAGAAAAAGTGTACGGGCTGAGCAAATATTGGATTGCTACTAAGAGGGGGTAG
- a CDS encoding NUDIX hydrolase — translation MGVTIVPKLPDGRIVLVFRRDCGKWSLPGGMVDWGEDIPTTIRRELKEETGLDLVRIGRLVGVYSSPYRDPRLHSISVLVEVEAKGRLQPIDTHEVLQVKSFSREDLPLGSLAHDHDRQLQDYLSHKTTIA, via the coding sequence ATGGGGGTGACTATAGTGCCAAAACTTCCCGATGGCAGGATAGTGCTTGTTTTTCGTCGTGATTGTGGTAAGTGGAGTTTGCCGGGTGGAATGGTAGACTGGGGGGAGGACATTCCCACCACTATTCGTCGCGAGTTGAAGGAAGAAACCGGCTTGGACTTGGTGAGAATTGGACGTCTAGTGGGTGTTTATTCTTCTCCCTATCGTGATCCCCGTTTGCATTCCATTTCCGTTTTGGTGGAAGTTGAGGCTAAAGGTAGATTACAGCCAATAGATACCCATGAGGTTCTACAGGTCAAGTCTTTTTCCAGGGAGGATTTGCCTCTTGGCAGTCTTGCCCATGATCACGACCGTCAGCTACAGGATTATCTTTCTCACAAGACTACCATAGCTTAG
- a CDS encoding aspartate aminotransferase: MTNSWIRRAERLSSLPPYVFARLDELKAKAREQGIDLIDLGMGNPDGMAPPPVIQAAIEALSIPHYHGYPPFEGTADFRQAISQWYQRRYQVHLNPDSEILPLLGSKEGLSHLALAYVNPGDTVIVPSPSYPVHYRGPAIAGASIYPLKLTPTNDWLIDVSQIPEEVARRAKILYFNYPNNPTTATAPREMFAEIVSWAKHYQVMLVHDLAYAEIAFDGYQPTSLLQIPGAKDIGVEFHTLSKTYNMAGWRVGFVVGNSDIIQGLRTLKTNLDYGIFSVVQVAAQTALQLPDLYISEIRSKYKKRGEFLIQGLKKLGWNLKPPRATMYLWLPVPRHTNSTDFALHVLQKTGVVVTPGNAFGEGGEGYVRISLIADCPRLAEVLQRWENAGIRY, translated from the coding sequence ATGACCAACAGTTGGATTCGTCGTGCTGAGCGTTTGAGCTCCCTACCTCCCTACGTTTTTGCCCGTTTGGATGAGTTAAAGGCTAAGGCTAGAGAACAAGGCATCGATTTGATCGATCTGGGTATGGGTAACCCCGATGGTATGGCCCCACCCCCCGTAATTCAGGCTGCTATTGAAGCCCTGTCCATCCCTCACTACCACGGCTATCCCCCTTTCGAGGGCACTGCTGACTTCCGTCAAGCCATTAGCCAATGGTATCAACGACGTTATCAGGTGCACCTTAACCCCGACAGCGAAATCCTACCTCTGTTAGGCTCTAAAGAGGGACTGTCCCACCTAGCCCTCGCTTACGTCAACCCCGGTGATACTGTCATTGTCCCTTCCCCCTCCTACCCTGTCCACTACCGCGGGCCTGCTATTGCCGGCGCTAGTATTTATCCCCTTAAGTTAACCCCAACTAATGACTGGTTGATTGATGTTAGTCAGATTCCCGAAGAGGTGGCCCGTCGGGCCAAAATCCTCTACTTCAACTACCCCAATAACCCCACCACCGCTACCGCACCAAGGGAAATGTTTGCCGAAATCGTCTCTTGGGCTAAACACTACCAAGTCATGTTAGTCCACGACTTGGCCTATGCCGAAATTGCCTTTGACGGCTACCAACCCACTAGTCTACTACAAATTCCCGGGGCTAAAGATATTGGTGTCGAATTCCATACCCTCTCCAAAACCTATAACATGGCTGGATGGCGCGTTGGCTTCGTCGTGGGCAACAGCGACATCATCCAGGGATTGCGCACCCTCAAAACTAACCTCGACTACGGCATCTTCAGCGTCGTCCAAGTCGCCGCCCAAACCGCCCTTCAACTCCCCGACCTCTATATCTCTGAAATACGCAGTAAATATAAGAAAAGGGGAGAATTTCTCATCCAAGGCCTCAAAAAACTCGGTTGGAATTTAAAACCACCTCGCGCTACTATGTATTTATGGCTGCCAGTCCCCCGCCACACCAACTCCACGGATTTTGCCCTCCATGTGCTACAAAAAACCGGTGTGGTGGTTACCCCCGGCAATGCCTTTGGTGAGGGAGGTGAAGGCTATGTGCGTATAAGTCTCATCGCCGATTGCCCCCGTTTAGCAGAAGTCCTCCAACGGTGGGAAAATGCTGGTATTAGATACTAG
- the tsaE gene encoding tRNA (adenosine(37)-N6)-threonylcarbamoyltransferase complex ATPase subunit type 1 TsaE, translated as MEPEIIILPDEEATKQLGRRLASQLTPNSVLLLQGDLGAGKTTLVQGLGQALGITEPILSPTFTLINEYPEARIPLYHVDLYRLTPDQVQLLHLENYWQAIDVPPGITAIEWANLLPQLPPHYYLVTLQILHDFSRKASIIRV; from the coding sequence ATGGAACCGGAAATCATCATTCTCCCCGACGAAGAAGCCACCAAACAACTTGGTCGCCGCTTAGCATCTCAACTTACACCCAATTCCGTCCTCCTACTCCAGGGAGATCTCGGCGCCGGCAAAACTACCCTCGTCCAGGGGTTGGGCCAGGCCCTGGGTATCACCGAACCTATCCTCAGTCCTACCTTCACCCTCATCAACGAATACCCCGAAGCCCGCATCCCCCTCTACCATGTCGACTTGTACCGTCTCACCCCTGATCAAGTTCAACTTTTACACCTGGAAAACTACTGGCAAGCTATTGATGTCCCTCCCGGCATCACCGCCATCGAGTGGGCCAACCTCCTCCCCCAACTCCCTCCTCACTACTATCTTGTCACCCTCCAAATCCTCCACGACTTCTCCCGTAAGGCCTCCATTATTCGTGTTTAA
- a CDS encoding F0F1 ATP synthase subunit epsilon, with amino-acid sequence MALMVRVITPDKIVWEKEAQEVILPSSTGQLGILTNHAPLLTSLDIGVMRIRPDREWKNIAVMGGFAEVENNEVKVLVNDAELGDNINREEAEAEYQEAQKAFDEAVASGDRRARIKATQRLKKARARFQAAS; translated from the coding sequence ATGGCCTTAATGGTGAGAGTAATTACTCCTGACAAGATTGTCTGGGAGAAGGAAGCACAAGAGGTGATTCTGCCCAGTAGTACGGGACAGTTGGGCATTTTGACCAATCACGCCCCCTTGTTGACCAGCCTTGACATTGGGGTGATGCGTATTCGTCCTGACAGGGAATGGAAGAATATTGCCGTCATGGGCGGTTTTGCCGAGGTGGAAAACAACGAAGTCAAGGTGTTGGTCAACGATGCGGAGTTAGGGGATAATATCAACAGAGAAGAGGCCGAGGCGGAGTATCAGGAGGCTCAAAAAGCCTTTGACGAGGCGGTGGCTAGCGGCGATCGTCGTGCCAGAATTAAGGCCACCCAGAGATTGAAAAAGGCAAGGGCTAGATTCCAGGCGGCCAGTTAG
- the crtD gene encoding C-3',4' desaturase CrtD, whose product MTKKAKVVVVGAGIGGLTAGALLARYGYDVVVYEQATVPGGCASSFKRKGFVFDVGATQVAGLEEEGIHYRIFRELEVELPEATECEPACAVFLPGEKTPIMVWRNPEKWKRERQMQFPNSEPFWRLIEVLFKASWEFQSRDPILPPRTLWDLTQLLKAFRLDTLYTVPFTLMTVADALFLLGLAGDKRLKTFLDLQLKLYSQVDASQTALLYGATALSLPQYPQGLYHLKGSMQVLSDRLQEGLEKHGGKLCLRHRVKKIHSDGKRATGVTVQNLKTGEVHRQHADYVIANVTVNNLVTMTENLPPSYCRRVENLPPASGAFVVYLGVKQEAIPNNCPLHLQFLYEEGEIAEVNSLFVSVSQPGDGRAPQGKATITASSFTNVDKWWNLSPLDYNALKQDYTHKAISRLAEYFNLTEDTIILQESATPVTFYRYTGREKGIVGGVGQRVTTFGPFAIPNRTPLKNLWLVGDSTHPGEGTAGVSYSALTAVRQLLHASHNI is encoded by the coding sequence ATGACAAAAAAAGCAAAGGTGGTAGTAGTAGGCGCGGGAATAGGAGGATTGACAGCAGGGGCACTTTTAGCCCGTTATGGTTATGATGTGGTAGTCTATGAACAGGCAACGGTGCCAGGAGGATGTGCCTCTAGCTTTAAAAGAAAAGGCTTTGTATTCGACGTGGGGGCAACCCAGGTAGCAGGCTTGGAAGAAGAAGGAATACACTATCGCATCTTCCGAGAACTAGAAGTTGAATTACCAGAAGCTACAGAATGTGAACCGGCCTGTGCGGTATTTCTGCCTGGAGAGAAAACACCGATTATGGTGTGGCGCAACCCGGAAAAATGGAAAAGGGAAAGACAGATGCAATTTCCTAATAGTGAGCCTTTTTGGCGTTTAATAGAAGTGTTATTCAAGGCAAGTTGGGAGTTCCAATCCCGTGACCCCATTTTACCACCACGCACCCTTTGGGATCTGACTCAGTTGTTAAAAGCCTTCCGTTTAGATACCCTCTACACAGTGCCCTTTACCCTCATGACAGTGGCAGATGCCCTCTTTTTGTTGGGATTAGCAGGGGATAAGCGTCTCAAAACCTTTCTCGATTTACAACTCAAATTATACTCCCAAGTGGATGCCTCCCAGACTGCCCTCCTGTATGGTGCTACCGCTTTATCCCTCCCCCAATACCCCCAGGGATTATATCATCTAAAAGGCAGTATGCAGGTGTTGAGTGACCGTCTGCAGGAGGGATTGGAAAAACATGGGGGGAAACTGTGTCTACGCCACCGAGTCAAAAAAATCCACAGTGACGGCAAGAGGGCCACAGGAGTAACAGTGCAAAACCTGAAAACGGGAGAAGTCCATCGGCAACATGCTGACTATGTGATAGCTAATGTAACGGTTAATAACCTGGTGACCATGACAGAAAATCTCCCCCCTTCCTACTGTCGCCGCGTGGAAAATTTACCGCCAGCTAGTGGTGCCTTTGTAGTCTATCTGGGAGTGAAGCAGGAGGCCATTCCCAATAACTGCCCATTACACCTCCAGTTTTTGTATGAAGAAGGGGAAATAGCAGAAGTCAATTCCCTATTTGTGTCGGTTAGCCAACCAGGTGACGGTAGGGCCCCACAAGGTAAAGCCACCATTACCGCCTCCTCCTTCACCAACGTAGACAAGTGGTGGAATCTCTCCCCTCTTGACTATAATGCCCTAAAACAAGACTACACCCACAAGGCAATATCCCGCCTGGCAGAGTATTTTAATCTCACCGAAGACACCATCATTCTCCAAGAAAGCGCCACCCCCGTCACCTTTTATCGGTATACTGGCAGAGAAAAAGGCATAGTAGGAGGTGTGGGACAAAGAGTTACTACCTTTGGCCCCTTTGCTATCCCCAACCGCACACCCCTGAAAAATCTATGGCTAGTAGGGGATTCTACTCATCCAGGGGAAGGCACAGCCGGCGTCAGCTATTCCGCACTCACCGCCGTCAGACAACTTCTTCATGCCTCTCACAACATCTAG